A genome region from Coprococcus phoceensis includes the following:
- a CDS encoding HelD family protein produces the protein MGNNQTEKAFEEKRLAQTISLAEEQLKQAKEAADKKKSEIIEAKKDVRENTEHGITSLYTSDGFEALVELSQYINPVTDKIIDYEEEEHKILLLEKMIKSPYFARIDFKFDDEDEFEKIYIGRSSLRKNSYQEMYVYDWRSPIASVFYRFMTGEAFYDAPCGRVAGELNLKRQYEIKNGTLEYFFDSDVQIVDEFLRQLLSQNTTAKMKAIVETIQHEQDVVIRDMENDLLMVQGVAGSGKTSIALHRAAYLMYQGLQTKLSANNIMIISPNSIFEQYISNVLPELGEDNVISSVFEDILSELLNGRKIQSRNDFLENLIVNSKYKEISRNSIEFKTSSFFREILDQFLIDIPRQWIEFEDVYYEGKCVVSRQILKDKILGRPETPLGIKLEQLEDYIFEQIFGTGKGRGHKEEKNLIKQEIQKFIKIDIVELYKILFSNEAYFYSLLQNSNPSQNIKNIWKYTKENLEADSLYYDDAIAIAYLYLKIYGTNKYKNIKQVVIDEAQDYYPLQYEIFNLLFSNAKFTILGDMKQTLAKKEDISFYEQIQKILNKKKSSLIMLDKSFRCTNEILNFSLKFIEQSSQIKSFNRNGDSPKVYIADNSEIFIDEIVKEIKLCQEKGFQSICLICKTEKNSTYLFNKIKHKLDIQLIKNGSVSDLQGVFILPVYMSKGLEFDTVLICDADSQNYHDEDDKNLLYVACTRALHKLSLFCENEVSPLI, from the coding sequence ATGGGGAATAATCAGACAGAAAAAGCGTTTGAAGAAAAAAGATTAGCACAAACAATCTCTTTAGCCGAGGAACAATTAAAGCAGGCAAAAGAAGCGGCAGACAAAAAAAAATCAGAAATTATCGAAGCCAAAAAAGATGTGCGTGAAAATACAGAACACGGCATTACATCACTGTATACATCAGACGGTTTCGAGGCACTTGTTGAATTAAGCCAATATATCAATCCTGTTACAGACAAAATTATAGATTATGAAGAAGAAGAACATAAAATACTTCTGTTAGAAAAGATGATAAAATCGCCCTATTTTGCCCGAATTGATTTTAAATTTGATGATGAGGACGAATTTGAAAAAATATACATTGGACGTTCTTCTCTACGAAAAAACAGCTATCAAGAGATGTATGTTTATGATTGGAGATCGCCGATTGCCAGTGTTTTCTATCGTTTTATGACAGGCGAAGCGTTTTATGACGCTCCATGTGGACGAGTAGCAGGCGAACTCAATTTGAAACGCCAATATGAAATAAAAAACGGAACACTGGAATATTTTTTTGATTCAGATGTTCAGATTGTTGATGAATTTTTAAGGCAATTACTGTCACAAAACACTACTGCTAAAATGAAAGCTATTGTTGAAACAATTCAGCATGAACAGGACGTGGTTATTAGAGATATGGAAAATGACCTGCTAATGGTACAGGGTGTAGCGGGAAGTGGAAAAACCTCTATTGCGCTCCACCGGGCTGCTTATCTTATGTATCAAGGTTTACAAACAAAGCTGTCCGCAAATAACATTATGATTATTTCCCCCAATTCTATATTTGAGCAATATATTTCAAATGTATTGCCCGAATTGGGAGAAGATAATGTTATTTCTTCCGTGTTTGAAGATATACTTAGTGAGTTATTAAATGGCAGGAAAATTCAGTCAAGAAATGATTTTTTAGAAAACTTGATTGTCAATTCAAAATACAAGGAAATTTCAAGAAATAGTATAGAATTTAAAACGTCAAGTTTTTTTAGGGAAATTTTAGACCAATTTCTCATTGATATACCCCGCCAGTGGATAGAATTTGAAGATGTTTATTATGAGGGAAAATGCGTTGTAAGCAGGCAAATTCTAAAAGACAAGATATTAGGAAGACCAGAAACACCATTAGGCATAAAATTAGAACAATTAGAAGATTATATTTTTGAACAAATATTTGGAACAGGAAAAGGGCGGGGGCATAAAGAAGAAAAAAATCTAATCAAGCAGGAAATACAGAAATTTATAAAAATTGACATTGTTGAATTATATAAAATATTATTTAGCAATGAAGCCTATTTTTATAGCCTGCTGCAAAATAGCAATCCGTCACAAAACATAAAAAATATTTGGAAATATACTAAGGAAAATTTGGAAGCAGACAGCTTGTATTATGATGACGCAATAGCAATCGCTTATTTGTATTTAAAAATATACGGAACAAATAAATATAAAAATATTAAGCAGGTAGTCATTGATGAAGCACAGGACTACTACCCTCTCCAATATGAAATATTTAATTTGCTATTTTCTAATGCCAAATTTACTATTTTAGGAGATATGAAACAGACTCTTGCCAAAAAAGAAGATATTTCTTTCTACGAACAAATTCAAAAAATATTGAACAAGAAAAAATCTTCTCTTATTATGTTGGATAAAAGTTTCCGTTGTACGAATGAAATTTTAAATTTTAGTTTGAAGTTCATTGAACAAAGTTCACAGATAAAAAGTTTTAATCGGAATGGCGATAGCCCAAAAGTATATATTGCTGATAATTCCGAAATCTTCATTGATGAAATTGTTAAGGAAATAAAATTATGCCAAGAGAAAGGGTTTCAGTCGATATGCTTAATTTGTAAAACCGAAAAAAATTCAACCTATCTATTTAATAAAATTAAACACAAACTTGATATTCAATTAATTAAAAATGGGAGCGTATCAGATTTACAAGGCGTGTTTATCTTACCAGTATATATGTCAAAGGGATTAGAATTTGATACTGTTTTAATTTGTGATGCAGATAGCCAAAACTACCATGATGAAGATGATAAAAACCTCTTATATGTTGCCTGCACAAGAGCGCTTCACAAACTTAGCTTATTTTGTGAAAATGAGGTTAGCCCGCTGATATAG
- a CDS encoding Maff2 family mobile element protein codes for MAFFSSAITTLKTLVVAIGAGLGVWGVVNLLEGYGNDNPGANAHVP; via the coding sequence ATGGCATTTTTTAGCAGTGCAATTACAACTTTAAAAACTCTTGTAGTCGCAATCGGCGCAGGTCTTGGCGTGTGGGGTGTCGTAAACCTTCTGGAAGGATATGGAAATGACAATCCCGGCGCTAATGCTCATGTGCCATAA
- a CDS encoding VirD4-like conjugal transfer protein, CD1115 family, which produces MQKWKNKIGGKLSALDKKKLVLTNIPYALAAFYADRAFFLYRNSPGEDMGNKLLYAMEHADRIFTGILLSFDLRDLLVGVTVAVILKLLVWQKQSDAKKLRKGIEYGSARWGTAEDIKPYMSEDPWMNIPLTATEALTMESRPKQPKYARNKNIVVIGGSGSGKTRFFVKPSVMQMNCSMVITDPKGTLIEECGKMLAKGPPKKDKNGNIMKDKSGKVVHEPYVIKVLNTINFSKSLHYNPFAYIRSEKDILKLVTTIIVNTKGEGEKASEDFWVKAEKLLYTALIAFIWYEGDEEEKNLNTLLDLLNESETREEDETYQNPVDMMFQELEERDPQHFAVRQYKKYKMAAGKTAKSILISCGARLAPFDIAELREIMSYDEMELDKIGDRKTALFLIMSDTDTTFNFVIAMLQSQLFNLLCDKADDEYGGRLPVHVRVIADEFANIGQIPQFDKLIATIRSREISASIILQSQSQLKAMYKDSADTILGNCDTTLFLGGKEKTTLKEMSELLGKETIDLYNTSETRSNQKSFGLNYQKTGKQLMTEDEIAVMDGGKCILQIRGARPFFSDKYDITKHKNYRLLADENEKNRYKVEKELNPQYTPKPEEEVEVIHVELSE; this is translated from the coding sequence ATGCAGAAGTGGAAGAATAAAATCGGGGGTAAGCTGTCCGCCCTGGATAAAAAGAAACTGGTTCTTACAAATATCCCTTATGCTCTGGCTGCTTTCTATGCAGACCGGGCATTTTTTCTTTACCGGAACAGTCCGGGAGAAGATATGGGGAACAAACTATTATATGCGATGGAACATGCAGATCGGATCTTTACAGGGATTCTGTTGAGTTTTGACCTGAGAGATCTATTGGTTGGAGTAACTGTCGCAGTTATTTTGAAACTTTTGGTTTGGCAGAAACAGTCAGATGCAAAGAAACTTCGGAAGGGAATCGAGTATGGTTCAGCCAGATGGGGAACTGCAGAGGATATAAAGCCTTATATGTCAGAGGATCCCTGGATGAATATTCCGTTGACAGCAACAGAAGCACTGACCATGGAGAGCAGACCAAAGCAGCCGAAGTATGCGAGAAATAAAAATATCGTGGTCATCGGTGGCAGTGGTTCCGGAAAGACACGATTTTTTGTAAAGCCGTCGGTCATGCAGATGAACTGTTCCATGGTCATTACAGATCCAAAGGGCACTCTCATTGAGGAGTGCGGGAAGATGTTAGCAAAGGGACCGCCTAAGAAAGATAAGAATGGAAATATCATGAAAGATAAATCCGGAAAAGTAGTTCATGAGCCATATGTGATTAAGGTTCTGAATACCATCAATTTTTCCAAATCGCTTCATTACAATCCATTTGCTTATATACGGTCTGAAAAAGATATCCTGAAGCTGGTGACAACAATCATTGTGAATACCAAAGGCGAAGGGGAAAAAGCTTCCGAAGATTTTTGGGTGAAAGCAGAGAAATTGCTGTACACAGCACTGATTGCTTTTATCTGGTATGAAGGGGATGAAGAGGAAAAGAACCTGAATACCCTTCTGGATCTTTTGAACGAAAGCGAAACCCGTGAAGAGGATGAAACTTACCAGAATCCTGTGGATATGATGTTCCAGGAACTGGAAGAAAGAGATCCGCAGCACTTTGCGGTCAGACAGTATAAAAAATATAAAATGGCGGCTGGAAAGACAGCGAAAAGTATTTTGATATCCTGTGGAGCCAGACTTGCCCCATTTGATATCGCAGAACTTCGTGAGATCATGTCTTACGATGAAATGGAACTGGATAAGATCGGAGACAGGAAAACAGCCTTGTTCTTGATTATGTCCGACACAGATACAACCTTTAACTTTGTGATTGCCATGTTACAGTCACAGCTTTTCAATCTGCTTTGCGATAAGGCAGATGATGAATATGGTGGAAGACTTCCGGTGCATGTGCGTGTCATCGCTGATGAGTTTGCCAACATCGGACAGATTCCTCAGTTTGACAAGCTGATTGCAACCATACGAAGCAGGGAAATCTCTGCTTCTATTATTTTGCAGTCCCAGAGTCAGTTAAAGGCAATGTATAAGGATAGTGCAGATACCATTCTGGGCAACTGTGATACCACACTATTCCTTGGTGGAAAAGAGAAAACTACCTTAAAGGAAATGAGCGAGCTTCTGGGTAAGGAAACTATTGACCTGTATAACACTTCGGAGACGAGAAGTAATCAGAAGTCTTTTGGATTGAATTACCAGAAAACGGGCAAACAGCTGATGACAGAAGATGAGATTGCAGTCATGGATGGAGGAAAATGTATCCTGCAGATCCGTGGTGCCAGACCATTTTTCTCGGACAAATATGATATCACGAAACACAAAAACTACCGGCTTCTTGCAGATGAAAACGAGAAGAACCGATACAAAGTAGAAAAAGAGTTAAATCCGCAGTACACACCGAAACCCGAAGAAGAGGTGGAAGTGATTCATGTAGAACTGTCGGAGTAA
- a CDS encoding PcfB family protein, translating into MQEEVTQKTVTFCIRATKITADLLKKVLVAYLRHQKQKSVEKKAQKNQPKQGKVTVKELAKQNAGMVNIEITNKNIKSFERYARKYGINYALKKDKSKEPPVYLVFFKGRDQDALNAAFREFSQKQIQKANKPSIHKRLAAYRAMMPKKTKDKVKNRHQEQSR; encoded by the coding sequence ATGCAGGAAGAGGTAACTCAGAAAACGGTCACGTTCTGTATTCGGGCTACTAAGATTACGGCAGACCTGTTGAAAAAGGTTCTTGTTGCGTATCTGCGTCATCAGAAGCAGAAATCAGTAGAGAAGAAAGCACAGAAAAATCAGCCGAAACAGGGAAAGGTCACGGTAAAAGAGCTGGCAAAACAGAATGCCGGGATGGTCAATATCGAGATCACAAATAAGAATATCAAGTCCTTTGAACGGTATGCCAGAAAATACGGGATCAATTATGCTCTGAAAAAAGACAAGAGCAAAGAGCCTCCGGTTTATCTGGTATTCTTCAAGGGACGTGATCAGGATGCACTCAATGCTGCTTTCCGTGAGTTTTCCCAGAAACAGATTCAAAAAGCGAATAAACCTTCCATTCATAAGCGTCTTGCAGCTTACCGGGCAATGATGCCAAAGAAGACGAAGGACAAAGTAAAGAACCGGCATCAGGAGCAGAGTCGATGA
- a CDS encoding ATP-binding protein has translation MENKVTADYLDEEGCLHCGTCGKRKQMKVSLMGFEHVVSCLCECEVKARQELDEKMQREEEQRQLYQRKSVGLRERRFWEWKFENDNGSNQKILIARQYVENWTDMKRKNVGLLLMGPVGTGKSFFAGCIANALLKQGERVMMTNFSRILNEMTSYQADKNQIIQNLVDYPLLIIDDLGIERNSEFALEQVYNVIDSRYCKMLPLIVTTNLGLNEMKSTDLDTAHQRIYSRILEMCVPIYCGGEDKRKEEGTEKLVQVQNLITG, from the coding sequence ATGGAAAACAAAGTAACAGCAGATTATCTGGACGAAGAGGGATGTCTTCATTGTGGCACCTGTGGAAAAAGAAAACAGATGAAAGTCAGTCTGATGGGTTTTGAGCATGTAGTGTCCTGTTTGTGCGAATGCGAGGTAAAAGCCAGGCAGGAACTGGATGAGAAGATGCAGCGGGAAGAAGAACAGCGGCAGCTTTATCAGAGAAAATCCGTCGGACTTCGGGAAAGAAGATTCTGGGAATGGAAATTTGAAAATGACAATGGAAGCAACCAGAAGATACTAATCGCCAGGCAGTATGTAGAAAACTGGACAGATATGAAGAGAAAAAATGTAGGATTGCTTTTGATGGGACCGGTTGGAACCGGGAAGAGCTTTTTTGCAGGCTGTATTGCAAATGCACTTTTGAAACAGGGAGAACGTGTCATGATGACAAACTTTTCCAGGATTTTAAATGAAATGACCAGCTATCAGGCAGATAAGAACCAGATTATACAAAATCTTGTGGATTATCCGCTGCTGATTATTGATGACTTGGGAATAGAACGAAATTCCGAGTTTGCTTTGGAGCAGGTCTATAATGTGATAGACAGCCGCTATTGTAAAATGCTTCCGCTGATCGTAACAACGAATCTGGGACTGAATGAAATGAAATCCACAGATTTGGATACTGCCCATCAGCGTATTTACAGTAGAATACTTGAAATGTGTGTTCCCATCTATTGTGGTGGAGAAGATAAGAGAAAAGAAGAAGGGACAGAAAAACTCGTACAGGTGCAGAACCTGATTACCGGTTAA
- a CDS encoding replication initiator protein A codes for MADFEYFRAEESDQFSFFRIPKALFTEKEFQSLSTDAKLLYGILLDRISLSKKNGWIDSEGYVYIIYTIAELQELLRMSHTTVTKLLYELDSVHGIGLIERYRQGNNRPSVIYVKNFVKRSRGKPVRYFVSGMPETGNPDCKELEIRIARNWKSGTQKNRSPDCKNLDGSNTKINKTEKNHTDKSKGNTPALEEKFSQYGRFKNVVLSEAELQELMTLFPWDYQKRIDHLSVYMKSSGKEYQNHFATICLWAERDGTRIGMDKYEFQEGESL; via the coding sequence ATGGCAGATTTTGAATACTTCAGAGCAGAAGAATCTGACCAGTTTTCTTTTTTCCGGATACCGAAAGCTCTGTTTACCGAAAAAGAATTTCAGAGTCTTTCAACAGACGCAAAGCTCCTTTATGGAATTCTGCTTGATCGAATCAGCCTGTCCAAGAAAAATGGCTGGATTGACAGTGAGGGTTATGTCTATATCATTTACACGATCGCAGAATTGCAGGAGCTGTTGCGAATGTCGCATACGACAGTGACAAAGCTTCTATATGAGCTGGATAGTGTGCATGGGATTGGATTGATCGAGCGGTATCGGCAGGGGAATAATCGTCCCTCTGTCATATATGTGAAAAATTTTGTAAAACGGAGTAGAGGAAAGCCAGTAAGATACTTTGTTTCTGGAATGCCAGAAACTGGAAATCCAGACTGCAAAGAATTGGAAATCCGGATTGCAAGAAACTGGAAGTCCGGAACGCAAAAAAATAGAAGTCCGGACTGCAAGAATCTGGATGGAAGTAATACTAAGATAAATAAGACTGAAAAGAATCATACTGATAAGAGTAAGGGCAATACACCCGCTTTGGAAGAAAAATTCAGTCAATATGGTAGATTTAAAAATGTTGTTCTGTCGGAAGCTGAACTGCAGGAGTTGATGACGCTATTTCCATGGGATTACCAGAAACGGATTGATCATCTTTCTGTTTATATGAAATCCAGTGGAAAAGAGTATCAAAACCATTTTGCAACAATCTGTCTTTGGGCAGAAAGGGATGGAACCAGGATAGGAATGGATAAATATGAATTTCAGGAAGGAGAAAGCCTGTGA
- a CDS encoding replication initiator protein A, translating into MSKMEYMLVDCLQVPKVLFQMEKYKNLSNTAKILYSLFLDRLKFAVQNGWVDGKGDLYVIYPKSEMKKDLNTTRYGVDQAVQELVEVGNLVRIIPNNGKANHFYINDIYENEMEEESMMTLDSIMANMPMEEREIIMDKMVKASRDILETIADMGYLYEYETPLTSMEERNYRDELGQLAVDQISCDGYEFGMNLAFGILEENEENADRVLDIQKYVNRQNKKCSKKKFMKVLETLVHAIGNDEGFIADMYACDKEAREIYLEEAMNAFNYVLDELCHGTGSAAGYDFNNIEE; encoded by the coding sequence ATGAGTAAGATGGAGTATATGCTGGTAGATTGTCTGCAGGTGCCGAAGGTGCTGTTCCAGATGGAAAAATACAAAAATCTGTCAAATACAGCAAAGATTTTATACAGCTTATTTCTGGATCGTTTGAAATTTGCGGTGCAGAATGGTTGGGTAGATGGTAAGGGGGATTTGTATGTAATTTATCCAAAAAGTGAAATGAAGAAAGACCTGAATACAACCAGATATGGGGTAGATCAGGCAGTACAGGAACTGGTGGAGGTTGGAAATCTGGTGCGTATCATTCCGAACAATGGAAAGGCAAACCACTTTTATATCAACGATATTTATGAAAATGAGATGGAGGAAGAATCAATGATGACATTAGACAGCATTATGGCAAATATGCCGATGGAAGAAAGAGAAATCATTATGGACAAAATGGTGAAAGCATCCAGAGATATTCTGGAAACAATTGCAGATATGGGATATCTGTATGAATATGAGACACCACTGACTTCAATGGAAGAAAGAAATTATCGAGATGAGCTGGGACAGCTTGCTGTTGATCAGATTTCCTGCGATGGCTATGAATTTGGCATGAATCTGGCGTTCGGAATTCTTGAAGAGAATGAGGAAAATGCTGATAGAGTACTGGATATTCAGAAATATGTGAACAGGCAGAATAAAAAGTGTTCAAAAAAGAAATTTATGAAAGTTCTGGAGACTCTGGTACACGCAATAGGAAATGATGAAGGATTTATTGCCGATATGTATGCGTGTGATAAAGAGGCTAGGGAAATCTATTTGGAAGAAGCGATGAATGCATTCAATTATGTGCTTGATGAATTATGTCATGGTACAGGAAGTGCAGCAGGGTATGACTTCAATAATATAGAAGAATAG
- a CDS encoding single-stranded DNA-binding protein codes for MNTTVISGRLVRNPGYNEVENEKGLHKIAKFVLAVRRNYSDEVSFIPVKAFAKKAEFARDYLMQGTKVMVEGEIVTGNYEDKDTGKKIYTTEVYANRIEFAGAKMVDRPPFPEDAEGFLEIPEGMEEEMPFR; via the coding sequence ATGAATACAACAGTTATTTCCGGGCGATTGGTAAGAAATCCCGGATACAACGAAGTGGAGAATGAAAAAGGACTTCATAAGATTGCCAAGTTTGTTCTGGCAGTCAGAAGAAATTATTCCGATGAAGTCAGTTTCATTCCGGTAAAGGCTTTTGCAAAGAAAGCAGAATTTGCCAGAGATTATCTGATGCAGGGCACGAAGGTCATGGTGGAAGGCGAGATTGTCACAGGTAATTATGAAGATAAGGATACCGGGAAAAAGATTTATACCACCGAAGTGTATGCAAACCGGATTGAATTCGCAGGTGCAAAAATGGTTGACAGACCACCGTTTCCAGAAGATGCGGAAGGGTTCTTAGAGATCCCAGAGGGCATGGAAGAAGAAATGCCGTTTAGATAG